One part of the Cellvibrionales bacterium genome encodes these proteins:
- a CDS encoding phosphatidylserine/phosphatidylglycerophosphate/cardiolipin synthase family protein: MYIRQQELQPLPPWDSERVFFSATQWFAGLLADVASATQTIYLQTYIFTLDTVGGPLLQSLCAAAERGVKVCLIVDGVGSAGALTVLQKKLAASNAQLHVYNPLPWAWVSSHLERNEKAFRFFRRLLRVNNRQHSKLCLIDNQQAWIGSFNITDDHIENNGRGMDWKDGGVRVTGARCELLREFFEAVWFDDEKKLSPRFLFHPITNFSAMLRKRRLRVILQSLYAAKKRIWIVSAYFSPVRRIVGALKKASRRGVDVCIMVPAYSDVAFFPALSSTYYADLLRAGVKIYEYETGILHAKWMIIDGGVMIGSSNMNHRSQLHDIELDVQIFSDEAIKSISDDFARSVGGARQITLKNINRFYAWLLVVGQIPRLLRYWL; encoded by the coding sequence ATGTATATTCGGCAACAAGAGCTACAACCGTTGCCGCCGTGGGACTCTGAACGCGTTTTTTTCTCTGCCACGCAGTGGTTCGCCGGTTTGTTGGCAGATGTTGCCAGTGCCACACAAACGATCTATCTGCAAACCTATATTTTTACGCTGGATACCGTGGGTGGTCCTCTGTTGCAGAGCTTGTGCGCGGCCGCCGAGCGCGGCGTTAAGGTTTGCTTGATCGTTGATGGTGTTGGTTCGGCAGGCGCGTTGACCGTCTTACAGAAAAAACTCGCTGCGAGCAACGCGCAACTGCATGTTTACAATCCATTACCTTGGGCGTGGGTGTCCAGCCATTTAGAGCGCAACGAGAAAGCTTTTCGTTTTTTTAGACGCTTGCTGCGCGTCAATAATCGCCAGCACAGCAAATTATGTTTGATTGATAACCAGCAGGCGTGGATAGGTAGTTTCAACATCACAGACGATCACATCGAAAATAACGGGCGCGGCATGGATTGGAAAGATGGAGGCGTTCGGGTGACGGGTGCGCGCTGCGAATTGTTGCGCGAGTTCTTTGAGGCGGTGTGGTTTGATGATGAGAAAAAGTTATCGCCGCGTTTTTTGTTTCATCCTATTACCAACTTCAGCGCCATGTTGCGCAAACGCCGTTTGCGCGTCATTTTACAGAGCCTTTACGCCGCGAAGAAAAGAATCTGGATAGTCAGCGCCTATTTTTCGCCTGTGCGACGAATAGTCGGCGCTTTGAAAAAAGCCAGTCGACGCGGTGTGGATGTGTGCATCATGGTGCCAGCCTACTCAGATGTTGCATTTTTTCCTGCGCTATCTAGCACTTACTATGCGGATTTGCTGCGCGCCGGTGTAAAAATTTATGAATACGAAACAGGAATTCTTCACGCAAAATGGATGATCATAGATGGTGGTGTGATGATTGGAAGTAGCAATATGAATCACAGAAGCCAACTGCACGATATTGAGCTTGATGTACAGATATTTTCTGATGAGGCTATCAAAAGTATTTCTGATGATTTTGCGAGGAGTGTTGGAGGCGCGCGTCAAATTACCTTGAAAAATATTAATCGTTTCTATGCGTGGTTATTGGTTGTTGGTCAAATTCCGCGTTTGTTGCGTTATTGGTTGTAA
- the elbB gene encoding isoprenoid biosynthesis glyoxalase ElbB — protein MSKRVAVVLSGCGVYDGAEVYEAVLTLLHLSQAGAQVQCFAPDMPQLHVVNHLTGEVAAGETRNVLVEAARVVRGQIKPVTEARVEDFDALIVPGGFGAAKNLSDFAINGAAMTVQKDFLAFAQAMHAAKKPIGLICIAPTMAAAICGAGTKTTIGNDADTAAAVNATGAQHCPCVVQDTCIDREKKLVTTPAYMLAHSIAEANTGIGKLVAEVLALI, from the coding sequence ATGAGCAAGCGTGTGGCGGTGGTGTTATCCGGCTGCGGTGTGTACGACGGCGCAGAAGTGTATGAAGCCGTGCTGACTTTGCTACATCTTTCACAAGCGGGTGCGCAAGTGCAATGTTTCGCACCCGATATGCCACAGCTGCATGTGGTCAATCATTTAACGGGCGAAGTGGCGGCAGGCGAAACACGCAATGTATTGGTGGAAGCGGCGCGTGTGGTGCGTGGTCAGATCAAGCCCGTGACAGAAGCGCGTGTAGAGGATTTTGATGCGCTGATCGTGCCGGGTGGCTTCGGTGCAGCAAAAAACTTGAGCGACTTTGCTATTAACGGCGCAGCCATGACCGTGCAAAAAGATTTTCTTGCTTTCGCGCAGGCGATGCACGCAGCAAAAAAACCCATCGGTTTGATTTGTATTGCACCCACCATGGCTGCTGCCATTTGCGGCGCTGGCACCAAAACCACAATAGGCAATGATGCAGATACCGCGGCAGCCGTGAATGCCACTGGCGCGCAACACTGCCCCTGTGTAGTGCAAGACACTTGTATCGATCGCGAGAAAAAATTAGTGACAACACCTGCATACATGTTGGCGCACTCCATCGCGGAAGCAAACACAGGGATAGGTAAATTGGTTGCTGAGGTGTTGGCGCTGATCTGA
- a CDS encoding L,D-transpeptidase family protein: MLRSLSFFFIALLSPALLANPAAEIASRVQPPLRSVYEARQFAPLWLDGNKPTTRATQALDMIGQAAFDGLRSADYSLTTLQQSLSALQQQNSSDAAQLATFDLALSKALAQFASDLYLGRVDPRSLSIAIDTSEKRAAFAQHLQAVLTTNDLTGAIATLRPTFPPYADLRRLLVQYRALAEQYPIAPTLPPLPGKKLTPTESWAGTPALAAWLKTLGFLPENANVTTLYDGAVVEGVKQFQQQHGQIPDGVLGKQTYDNLRITIPDRVKQIEFSMERLRWLDDNTLRKRFLLINVPQFTLWAYEPDTNGQAKSVLQMPVVVGKARKNQTPLMQKTLSSIVFTPYWNVPRSIIVKEILPKLDENPFYLAHENMELVGSNGSLGSAVNDAEFDGIARGAYRIRQRPGAGNALGTLKFVFPNDDAIYMHDTPSKSFFAKERRDLSHGCVRLGNPMALALFVLEPQGGWDEARVKQMIANSRDRHHPLSEQMPVLLIYLTANVDSAGKAIFLNDIYAQDDKLAAALAKRPTETIAQNYPAQVSSN; encoded by the coding sequence GTGTTACGCTCGCTGTCGTTTTTTTTCATCGCGTTGCTATCGCCAGCTCTGCTAGCGAATCCCGCTGCCGAGATTGCCAGTCGCGTTCAACCACCTTTGCGCTCTGTTTATGAAGCAAGGCAATTTGCACCGTTGTGGCTGGATGGCAACAAACCCACAACGCGCGCCACACAAGCGCTGGACATGATCGGCCAAGCCGCATTTGATGGCTTGCGTAGCGCCGACTATTCACTCACCACATTGCAACAGTCGTTAAGCGCCCTGCAACAACAAAACAGCAGCGATGCGGCACAGCTCGCAACATTTGATCTTGCTCTCAGCAAGGCGCTGGCGCAGTTTGCCAGTGACCTTTACCTCGGCCGCGTCGACCCGCGCAGTTTGAGTATCGCCATCGACACATCGGAAAAGCGCGCGGCATTCGCGCAGCATTTGCAAGCCGTTTTGACGACCAACGATCTCACTGGCGCCATTGCAACACTGCGCCCTACATTTCCACCCTATGCCGATTTGCGACGGTTACTAGTGCAATATCGCGCATTGGCTGAACAATACCCGATTGCACCCACGCTCCCTCCTCTCCCAGGAAAAAAATTAACACCCACCGAAAGCTGGGCAGGCACACCTGCTCTCGCTGCTTGGTTAAAAACATTAGGTTTTCTTCCTGAAAATGCCAATGTCACCACGCTGTATGACGGCGCAGTTGTTGAAGGCGTAAAACAATTTCAACAACAGCATGGTCAAATTCCCGACGGCGTGCTCGGCAAACAAACTTACGACAACTTACGCATCACGATTCCTGATCGAGTAAAACAAATTGAGTTTTCCATGGAGCGCTTGCGTTGGTTAGACGACAACACCCTGCGAAAACGCTTTTTGTTAATCAATGTGCCGCAGTTTACTTTGTGGGCTTACGAACCAGATACCAACGGACAAGCTAAATCCGTCCTACAAATGCCTGTCGTGGTTGGCAAGGCGCGTAAAAACCAAACACCACTAATGCAGAAAACGCTCAGCAGCATCGTGTTTACCCCGTATTGGAATGTGCCGCGCAGCATTATTGTCAAAGAAATTTTGCCAAAACTGGATGAAAATCCGTTCTATCTCGCGCACGAAAATATGGAACTGGTCGGCAGTAACGGCTCGCTTGGCAGCGCAGTGAACGACGCAGAGTTTGACGGTATTGCGCGCGGCGCGTACCGCATTCGCCAACGCCCCGGTGCTGGCAATGCCCTCGGCACTTTGAAATTTGTATTTCCCAATGACGACGCCATTTATATGCACGACACGCCGTCAAAATCTTTTTTTGCCAAAGAGCGGCGTGACTTAAGTCACGGCTGTGTGCGCCTCGGCAACCCCATGGCGCTGGCGTTGTTTGTCTTGGAACCACAAGGAGGCTGGGATGAGGCGCGCGTCAAACAAATGATCGCTAACAGCAGAGACCGCCACCACCCTCTATCAGAGCAAATGCCCGTGTTACTGATCTATTTAACGGCCAATGTTGATAGTGCAGGGAAAGCGATTTTCTTAAACGACATCTACGCGCAAGATGACAAACTCGCAGCCGCGCTGGCTAAACGCCCGACGGAAACAATTGCGCAAAATTATCCGGCACAGGTTTCAAGCAACTAG
- a CDS encoding nitronate monooxygenase — MSVSLNTRITELLGCQYPIIQTAMGWVADPRLVAGTCNAGGFGFLAGATIPPEHMEAAIIKTKSLTDKPFGVNFHMYQPNAPQIVDMVVKHGVRAVSYSRSPGKDMVKKLKDAGVICMPTIGLPKHAAKAIEMGADAVTIQGGEGGGHTGAVPTTLLVPQVIDAVAGKVPVLAAGGFKDGRGLVAAMAWGADGIAMGTRFLLTQESPVPEATKQRYLACKNPAEIIVSTALDGMPQRMILNEFLKSVEKAGALHKLVLALQNGLKYRALTGASYLSLLQSAWAMAKDDDMTLSQAMFSANAPMIIQKAMVEGRPAEGVLPSGQVAGTIDDLPSCAELIGRIAKEAEECIALLAGRVS, encoded by the coding sequence ATGAGCGTATCCCTCAACACCCGCATCACCGAATTACTGGGCTGCCAGTACCCCATCATCCAAACGGCGATGGGCTGGGTGGCAGATCCGCGCTTGGTGGCGGGCACCTGCAACGCGGGTGGCTTCGGCTTTCTCGCCGGTGCCACGATTCCGCCAGAGCACATGGAAGCGGCCATCATCAAAACCAAATCACTGACCGATAAACCTTTCGGCGTGAATTTTCATATGTATCAGCCCAATGCGCCGCAGATTGTGGACATGGTGGTGAAACACGGCGTGCGCGCGGTGAGCTATTCGCGCTCCCCTGGCAAAGACATGGTGAAGAAGTTGAAGGATGCCGGCGTGATCTGCATGCCGACCATCGGTCTGCCTAAGCACGCGGCGAAGGCGATCGAAATGGGTGCCGATGCGGTGACGATTCAAGGCGGCGAAGGCGGCGGTCACACCGGCGCGGTGCCGACTACCCTGCTGGTGCCGCAGGTGATCGACGCGGTGGCTGGCAAAGTGCCGGTGCTGGCGGCGGGCGGCTTCAAAGACGGTCGCGGACTGGTGGCGGCGATGGCTTGGGGCGCGGATGGCATCGCCATGGGCACACGCTTTTTGCTCACGCAGGAGAGCCCCGTGCCGGAGGCCACCAAGCAGCGCTATCTCGCTTGCAAGAACCCCGCTGAAATCATCGTGTCCACTGCGCTGGACGGCATGCCGCAGCGCATGATCCTCAACGAGTTTCTGAAAAGCGTGGAAAAAGCTGGCGCACTGCATAAGTTAGTGCTCGCTTTGCAAAACGGTTTAAAGTACCGCGCACTGACTGGCGCGAGCTATCTCTCCCTGCTGCAGTCTGCATGGGCAATGGCAAAAGACGACGACATGACACTCTCGCAAGCCATGTTTTCCGCCAACGCGCCGATGATTATTCAGAAGGCGATGGTGGAAGGTCGCCCTGCGGAAGGCGTGCTGCCCTCCGGCCAAGTGGCCGGCACCATCGACGATCTGCCCAGCTGCGCCGAGCTGATCGGTCGCATTGCCAAGGAAGCCGAAGAGTGCATTGCCCTGTTGGCGGGTAGGGTGAGCTAG
- a CDS encoding enoyl-CoA hydratase family protein, with protein MSKPFTTSIDSHGIAELVFNKPPVNAFTSQGWADIAAEIEALGQNNAVRVIIIAAEGRGFCAGVDIKELASDGNLITKVNKGNYDTFKAIHRNPKPVIVAVHGFVLGGGIGISGAADIIVASECATFAVPEVDRGAMGGGAHLQRMFPVQKVRYMYFTGEAITAQEAYRLGAVEKVVPKDELRKTAHEIALKIAEKSPVMIALAKEALTGIEDGNLEDKYRWEQGFTLQAYSDKDSQEARDAFVEKRDAKF; from the coding sequence ATGAGCAAACCCTTTACTACGAGCATCGACAGCCACGGCATCGCGGAGTTGGTTTTTAACAAGCCGCCGGTTAACGCATTCACCTCACAGGGCTGGGCGGATATCGCCGCCGAAATTGAAGCCCTAGGACAAAACAACGCCGTGCGCGTCATCATCATCGCCGCAGAAGGTCGCGGCTTTTGTGCCGGTGTGGATATCAAAGAGCTGGCATCAGACGGCAATTTGATCACCAAAGTGAACAAAGGCAATTACGATACTTTCAAGGCGATTCATCGCAATCCTAAGCCGGTGATTGTCGCAGTGCACGGTTTTGTTTTGGGTGGTGGCATTGGCATTTCCGGTGCGGCCGACATCATTGTCGCCTCCGAGTGCGCCACCTTTGCGGTGCCAGAAGTGGATCGCGGCGCAATGGGCGGTGGCGCGCATTTGCAGCGCATGTTCCCCGTACAAAAAGTGCGCTACATGTATTTCACTGGTGAAGCGATCACCGCGCAGGAAGCCTATCGCTTGGGCGCAGTAGAAAAAGTGGTGCCAAAAGATGAGCTGCGTAAAACTGCGCATGAAATCGCGCTGAAAATTGCCGAGAAAAGTCCGGTGATGATTGCCTTGGCCAAAGAAGCGCTGACCGGCATTGAAGATGGCAATTTGGAAGATAAATATCGCTGGGAGCAGGGCTTTACTTTACAAGCGTACAGCGACAAAGATTCACAAGAAGCGCGCGATGCTTTTGTGGAAAAGCGCGACGCAAAATTCTGA
- a CDS encoding DUF882 domain-containing protein gives MLFTRKTLLDLPEDEHICTQRRRLLRGMAGGVVAMAAPGLANAARVVPSKQRALSFVHTHTGEEVSLVYKVGERFLPRSMASIAHLMRDFRSGDVHPIDPQLLDVLWKMQHSLKNSNPFEIISAYRSPKTNMMLRNRTAHSGVAEKSMHLTGQAIDIRLPGSSLSDVRDAAKELKRGGVGYYSDSDFVHVDTGKVRAW, from the coding sequence ATGCTTTTTACCCGTAAAACATTGTTAGATTTACCCGAAGACGAACATATCTGCACGCAGCGCCGTCGCTTATTGCGCGGTATGGCTGGCGGTGTGGTTGCTATGGCGGCTCCTGGTCTGGCAAATGCCGCTCGCGTGGTGCCCAGCAAACAGCGCGCGTTATCTTTTGTTCACACGCACACCGGCGAAGAGGTGTCGCTGGTATACAAAGTGGGCGAGCGTTTTCTGCCGCGCTCTATGGCCAGTATTGCGCACTTGATGCGCGATTTTCGCAGCGGCGATGTGCACCCAATTGATCCGCAACTGCTCGATGTGTTGTGGAAAATGCAGCACAGCCTGAAAAACAGCAATCCGTTTGAAATCATTTCAGCGTATCGCTCGCCAAAAACCAACATGATGCTGCGCAATCGCACGGCACATAGTGGTGTAGCGGAGAAAAGTATGCACCTGACCGGTCAGGCAATTGACATTCGTCTGCCCGGTTCGTCGCTCAGTGATGTGCGCGACGCCGCCAAAGAGTTAAAGCGCGGCGGTGTGGGCTATTACTCCGATTCGGATTTTGTGCATGTCGATACCGGCAAAGTTCGGGCTTGGTAA
- a CDS encoding thioesterase family protein, which yields MAKIHIDIPETFPFATELDVYIEHINAGQHLGNERLVGLLNEARLRYVASLPLQENGVDPRGFIGADLAVNYKAEAHYGDRLKIEVAAQDFSKYGCDFVYRVTNLKTGQLCAIAKTAMLTFDYQASCLKPVPDNFAQLFPSGV from the coding sequence ATGGCAAAAATCCACATCGATATTCCGGAAACTTTTCCCTTTGCGACCGAATTGGATGTGTATATCGAGCACATCAATGCCGGTCAGCATTTGGGCAATGAGCGCTTGGTGGGTTTACTCAACGAAGCGCGTTTGCGCTATGTCGCTTCTTTGCCACTGCAAGAAAATGGCGTGGATCCGCGCGGCTTTATCGGCGCGGATTTAGCCGTCAACTACAAGGCGGAAGCGCACTACGGCGATCGCTTAAAAATTGAAGTGGCCGCGCAAGATTTTTCCAAATACGGTTGCGACTTTGTATATCGCGTCACCAACTTGAAAACGGGTCAACTGTGCGCCATTGCCAAAACGGCGATGCTTACATTTGATTATCAGGCTAGTTGCTTGAAACCTGTGCCGGATAATTTTGCGCAATTGTTTCCGTCGGGCGTTTAG